A portion of the Bacillus thuringiensis genome contains these proteins:
- the smpB gene encoding SsrA-binding protein, producing MPKGTGKVIAQNKKAFHDYFIEETYEAGLVLQGTEIKSIRAGRVNLKDAFARIHNGEVWVHNMHINTYEQGNRFNHDPLRTRKLLLHKKEIDKLAGAAKETGYALVPLRIYLKNGFAKMALGLAKGKKQYDKRHDLKEKEAKREIARVFRDRQKM from the coding sequence ATGCCAAAAGGTACAGGTAAGGTTATTGCACAAAATAAAAAAGCGTTTCATGATTATTTCATCGAAGAAACATACGAAGCAGGGCTTGTCCTTCAAGGAACGGAAATTAAGTCGATTCGCGCTGGTCGCGTGAACTTGAAAGATGCGTTTGCACGTATACATAATGGTGAAGTATGGGTTCATAATATGCACATTAATACATACGAACAAGGGAATCGTTTCAACCATGATCCACTTCGTACGAGAAAATTACTTCTTCATAAAAAAGAAATTGATAAGCTAGCGGGCGCTGCAAAAGAAACAGGTTACGCATTAGTTCCACTTAGAATCTATTTGAAAAATGGATTTGCAAAAATGGCACTTGGTTTAGCAAAAGGTAAGAAACAATATGATAAACGTCACGATTTAAAAGAGAAAGAAGCGAAACGTGAAATTGCACGCGTGTTCCGTGATCGCCAAAAGATGTAA